Genomic DNA from Candidatus Latescibacter sp.:
TCTGGGAGTCCGAAAAGATTTCAAAGCCGCTGAAGGGAATCGTATCGAAGGTGGGAATACCCGGCCAGAAGGTCATGGGCGAGTTTCAAATTGACGAGACAGGTAACTTTGAGGCGGGAGCTGTCCTGAAGGCTGATGTTTTCCAGGTCGGTGATAAGGTTTCGATCAAAGGGAAGATTAAAGGACGTGGTTTTGCCGGTGTCGTCAAACGTCATGGTTTCCATGGCGGTGATGCCACGCACGGAT
This window encodes:
- the rplC gene encoding 50S ribosomal protein L3 (binds directly near the 3' end of the 23S rRNA, where it nucleates assembly of the 50S subunit; essential for peptidyltransferase activity; mutations in this gene confer resistance to tiamulin); this translates as MIGLIGRKIGMTQIYNDTGEVCPATALEVGPCPIVQVKKSDGKDGYNAIKLGFWESEKISKPLKGIVSKVGIPGQKVMGEFQIDETGNFEAGAVLKADVFQVGDKVSIKGKIKGRGFAGVVKRHGFHGGDATHG